In a genomic window of Melitaea cinxia chromosome 2, ilMelCinx1.1, whole genome shotgun sequence:
- the LOC123664598 gene encoding exostosin-3, translated as MFLHERVCQWLGQLKLSRVILTVSVILFVVPLITHYYLSKYESTSMSLGSNNMRHTLEALGDLSSVNMVDLKIRIEEMLRIKASVSTELRELEERRGKLQREAAAASAKADSVKAEYARATAELQRLRVSADQARLAQLEAIRRDSPELAPPAQILPSTPPQILRPISPASEVHCRMHSCFDYSRCSLTSGFPIYFYDPDVFNPIAGAEVDGFLKTTLRQTLSYNSHLTQNPNEACIYLVLVGEGFPLDKNPSSTTDSFKLLLNETAIKSLPYWGGDGRNHVLLNLARRELSVGSGDAFHSASTGRAMIAQSTFTLQQFRPDFDVIMPPALGPPGGDVWADCAPLAPARRKYILSFQGSQTLTPSGTNIDDDKSLIESLQKIAKSAPSSDVFYLQFDCDPPIERRAVFPIGDWALCGTDRSRRSILRDSTFGLILAPADSNYVTTALLQARLFEALRSGAIPVILGGDRIRLPYGEVLDWRRAAILLPRARITELHFLLRALSDADLLAFRRQGRVLWERYLSSVQASMDSLLAIIRMRLNIPARPALPITGTPAFNDSYYPPKLEPPAVDTEPEETLGPLEAPYPSPEYRRNYSLALLHGYELWNEWGEPFVLYPQLPWDPPVTSEARFMGSAAGFRPIGAGAGGSGKEFSEALGGDRPREQFTIVILTYEREAVLAAALARLRGLPYLNKVVVVWNGVSPPSATQAWPEAGAPVAVVRAPRNSLNNRFLPYQVIDTEAVLCVDDDAHLRHDEIVFAFRVWREHRDRIVGFPGRYHAWDLNFNNGFLYNSNYSCELSMVLTGAAFVHRYYLWAYWRALPAAVRDYVDEYMNCEDIAMNFLVAHLTRKPPVKVTSRWTFRCPGCPVTLSADETHFHERHKCIQFFSQVMGYTPLLSTQYRADSVLFKTRIPHDKQKCFKFI; from the exons tatgaaTCCACATCCATGTCATTGGGTTCGAACAACATGCGACACACCTTGGAGGCGCTTGGAGATTTATCTTCTGTAAATATGGTCGATCTTAAAATAAGGATTGAAGAGATGTTGAGAATAAAG GCTTCAGTATCAACTGAGTTACGGGAATTAGAAGAGCGACGTGGAAAATTACAAAGGGAAGCAGCAGCTGCGAGTGCTAAAGCAGATAGTGTTAAAGCTGAGTATGCAAGAGCAACAGCCGAACTGCAAAGACTACGTGTATCAGCTGACCAAGCTCGGTTAGCGCAGTTAGAAGCGATTCGACGGGATTCCCCGGAACTTGCTCCCCCTGCACAAATACTTCCTTCTACCCCTCCACAAATCTTGCGTCCCATTAGCCCAGCATCAGAAGTGCATTGTCGCATGCATTCTTGCTTCGATTATTCAAGATGCTCCTTAACATCTGGTTTccccatatatttttatgatccCGATGTTTTTAATCCGATCGCTGGAGCTGAGGTTGACGGCTTTCTCAAAACAACTTTACGTCAAACTCTTAGCTATAATTCTCACTTGACACAGAACCCTAATGAGGCGTGCATTTATCTGGTCCTTGTTGGAGAAGGATTTCCTCTCGATAAAAATCCCTC TTCTACAACAGACAGCTTTAAGCTGTTATTGAACGAGACTGCTATTAAAAGTCTACCTTATTGGGGCGGCGATGGTCGTAATCATGTTTTACTTAATCTGGCGCGTCGAGAACTCTCCGTCGGATCGGGTGATGCATTTCACAGTGCCTCTACGGGAAGAGCAATGATCGCACAATCTACTTTTACCTTACAACAGTTTCGCCCTGATTTCGATGTCATAATGCCACCGGCACTCGGGCCTCCAGGAGGAGATGTATGGGCAGATTGTGCTCCTTTAGCGCCAGCAAGACGCAAATACATATTAag TTTTCAGGGTTCTCAAACGCTAACGCCTTCGGGAACCAATATAGACGATGACAAAAGCCTAATTGAATCTCTTCAGAAGATTGCAAAATCAGCACCATCGTCAGATGTATTTTACCTGCAGTTTGATTGCGATCCACCCATAGAGAGGCGGGCTGTTTTTCCGATTGGTGATTGGGCGCTTTGTGGTACCGATCGATCCCGACGATCTATTTTACGAGATTCAACATTTGGTTTGATACTTGCTCCCGCTGATAGTAATTACGTTACAACAGCCCTCTTGCAAGCAAGATTGTTCGAGGCACTACGCTCGGGTGCTATTCCGGTAATTCTTGGCGGAGATCGAATCCGGCTGCCATATGGCGAAGTGCTTGATTGGCGAAGAGCAGCAATTTTATTGCCTAGGGCTCGCATAACGGAGTTGCATTTTCTTTTACGAGCTTTATCAGATGCAGATTTACTGGCATTTCGAAGACAAGGGCGCGTATTGTGGGAGCGATATTTGAGTTCAGTCCAAGCAAGTATGGATTCGCTACTAGCGATAATACGGATGCGATTAAATATACCAGCTCGCCCCGCGTTGCCTATAACAGGCACTCCTGCATTTAACGACTCATATTATCCCCCAAAGTTGGAACCTCCCGCCGTTGATACTGAGCCGGAAGAAACTCTTGGGCCTCTAGAAGCTCCTTACCCGAGTCCAGAATATCGGAGAAACTATTCTTTAGCTCTACTACATGGTTACGAATTGTGGAATGAATGGGGCGAACCATTTGTTCTGTACCCTCAGTTACCATGGGATCCGCCGGTGACTTCAGAGGCAAGATTTATGGGTTCTGCCGCGGGTTTTAGGCCGATTGGCGCCGGAGCCGGTGGTTCTGGAAAGGAATTTAGTGAGGCTCTGGGTGGCGATCGCCCAAGAGAACAGTTCACGATAGTAATCTTGACGTACGAAAGGGAGGCTGTACTTGCAGCAGCTTTGGCGAGATTGAGAGGCTTGCCGTATTTAAATAAG GTGGTGGTGGTGTGGAACGGCGTGTCGCCACCCTCGGCGACGCAGGCGTGGCCGGAGGCGGGGGCTCCCGTTGCTGTGGTTCGAGCTCCCCGTAACTCGCTCAATAACCGCTTCTTGCCATACCAAGTCATCGACACTGAGGCCGTTCTCTGTGTTGACGACGATGCCCACCTTCGCCACGATGAAATCGTCTTCGCCTTCAG aGTATGGCGGGAACATCGCGATCGTATAGTTGGTTTCCCTGGAAGATATCACGCCTGGgatcttaattttaataacggATTTCTTTACAATTCAAACTACAG CTGTGAGCTGAGTATGGTGCTAACGGGCGCGGCGTTCGTACACCGCTACTACTTGTGGGCGTACTGGCGCGCCCTGCCCGCCGCCGTGCGCGACTACGTGGACGAGTACATGAACTGCGAGGACATCGCCATGAACTTCCTCGTCGCGCATCTCACTCGCAAGCCGCCGGTCAAG GTGACGTCACGCTGGACGTTTCGCTGCCCGGGCTGTCCTGTGACGTTGTCCGCCGACGAAACACACTTCCACGAGAGGCAtaaatgtatacaatttttCTCACAG GTAATGGGTTACACGCCTCTATTGTCGACGCAGTATCGCGCCGACTCCGTGCTCTTCAAAACTAGAATACCTCACGACAAACAGAAgtgtttcaaatttatataa